Part of the Sphingobacterium sp. LZ7M1 genome, AATCACCAATAACTACGAGATAGGATTTTCTAGCCATTACAGTATATTCAATTTCTCGGCATCCTATTACTATAGCACTTCAAAGATGGGCGTTGAATTAGTAGATGTTGGCGGATATTTAGTGGCACAGCGCCTACCTGAAAAAGTACAGGGACTAGAATTTACTTTGAATGCCGAGCTTTCCAAGCAATGGACCATAGGCGGAACATTTGCTCACGTGGAAGGAAAAGCAGAGGACTCTGAACAGGTATCTCACTACCTCAACGGCACGAGGATAGCTCCGAACAAAGCTACAGCCTACCTGATCTATACACCGACTGATGCATTAAATCTACAATTACATTGGATACATACAGGTTCTAGAGATCGTTTTGAACGCAATGATAAAGGCATTTACAAAAACAGCGAAGGTCCGATCAAAACCATAGACCTATTCAACTTATCAGCGAGCTATAGGATCAACAAACAATGGGGACTTGGACTTGGTGTGGAAAACCTATTGAACAAGGATTATTACCCGGTCATCAGTCAGTACAGGGCGGTGGATGCAGAATATGTAAAAGGTACTGGGACTACCGCATCATTAAATATTAATTATCGATTTTAAATGGTAAAAAGCTTCATCCTTTGGTTGCATAAATGGTTAGGCCTCACAACAGGAATCGTTGTTGTCATTTTAGGTCTGACTGGTTGTGTATACACGTTCTTTGATGAGCTAAAGTTAGTTTGTTATCCTGATCGATATATTTTAGATCAACGCTATCATTCTAGTGAGGCCCTCCCCCTAAGTCAACTTAAAGAAATTGCCGGCAAACAATTAAATGATGGCGAGTCCATTTCTAGGGTTGATCTGTATCCGGAAAAAAACAGGAGTTGGATTTTTCGCGTTCAGGAAATTGATCCCGATGCATTTGGTTATTGGAATTACTTCAAGACCTATAAAAGGATCTTTTTAAATCCATACACTGGAGATCTACTCTTTGTGGAGAATTCGAAAACCGAATTTTTCCAAGTTATTTTGCAGATGCACATGAACCTGTTGTTGGGCAATAAATACGGGACATGGGTTGTTGGAATCTCAACCATTATTTTTGTCGTCATCCTAATTTCTGGAATGGTCCTTTGGTGGCCAAAAAGATGGAAAGGAAAACCGTTGAAACGCAGTTTATGGATAGATTGGAAATCGAAATGGAAAAGGCTAAACTATGATTTGCACAATGTTTTAGGCTTTTATTCTTTTCTAATTTCATTGGTTTTAGCTATCACGGGTCTGGTTTTTACCTATCCTTCCTTTAAAAAGGCCTACATTTCATTTTTCAATTCCTTTGATGGCTCTGAAATCAAGAAGCTTGAAGGAGAACCTTTTAAAATCCCCAACTATTATCCAGAGGGTGAACAGCTTGATAATGCGCTCCACTTCCTATTGGAAAAGTATTCCAATGCTGGAATGATGTCCATTAGAAGTAGCAAAGCAGAAGACGAAACTTTTGATGTTCAGATCAGGATGACGGAAATGAAGACTGGTGATTTTAGATGGTATTACTTCAATAAAAAAGAAAACAATATTGAAAAGGTAACTTCTTCCGAAAATTTAAAAGCTGGTGACCGAATTGGGACATTAAATTACGACATCCATACGGGCAATATTTCTGGGTTGCCAACAAAAATCCTGGCTTTCCTTATTTCTTTAATTTGCGCGAGCTTACCAATTACAGGATTTGTGGTTTGGCGCAATAAGGTAAAAGGGCAAAAAAGAAAGGCAGAAAAGCAGATTAAAAAGCGTGATTTATTGAAATCCAATCAATAAGGGTCTACATCGACCTGAACGCGGACGCCCTTGTTTTTCTTATCCAAATCAAAATGCAATAATGCCTGTTTGATGAGTTCCTTTACTTTCGAAATAGAAATGTTCTTCCGTTCAATCTTCAAGGTAATGGTCTGAATAAAGTTATTCCTTACCCGAGCGACAAGCGGGGGTTCTGGCCCAAGGACACGTTCAGCTAACTGCTGTCTCAGTAGGGACGCTAATCTCTTTGCTGCATCATGTACAAGATCTTGATCGGTATGTTTTACATCAAGCTTGATCAATCTATAAAAAGGTGGATATTGATAATTCTTTCTTTCCGTAATTTCAGCCATAAACATGGCCATGTAGTCATGATTGGTGACCTGCTCGAGGATGCGATGGTTTGGAGTATTGGTTTGAATAATCACTCTTCCCTCCGACTGCCTTCTTCCAGCACGCCCTGAGACCTGTGAGAACAAAGAAAATGCCCTTTCATATGCCCTAAAGTCTGGAAAATTGATCATTCCATCGGCGTTAATAATCCCAATTAAGCTGACATTCCCAAAATCAAGCCCTTTCGTGATCATCTGCGTTCCGATCAACACATCGAACTCTTGATTATCGAAAGCCGAAATGACTTTATCAAAACCATATTTCCCTTTCGTGGAATCCAGGTCAAGGCGTCCAATTCGCAGATCAGGCAGTTGGATTTCCAACTGCTCTTCCACTCGTTCTGTTCCAAAACCTTTGCTCTGCATATTTGGCAATCCGCAGGCTGGACAAGTCTGCACCAGTTCTTCTGAAAAGCCACAATAATGGCAATGCATCAGGTTACTGGTTTTATGGTAAGTCAAACTAACATCACAGTTCACACATTTAGCCACATATCCACAAGTGCCACATTGCAAAAATGGCGTATGTCCTCTTCTATTTTGAAACAGGATCACCTGTTCTTTATTTTGAACAGTTTCTTCAATGGCCTTCAATAGCTTCAGACTAAAATAAGAGTACATCTCTTCCTTTCGGCCAGCTTCGGCAATATCCACAATTTCGATTGTCGGCAGCTTGGCCTCACCAAATCGTTCCGTCAATTCAATCAGACCATATTTACCGGCCTTAGCATTGTAATAGCTCTCCACTGAAGGGGTAGCAGAACCCAATAGAACTTTTGCTTGATGCTGATGAGCCAAGTAAATTGCCGTATCTCGGGCATGATACCTTGGAGCAGGATCATATTGTTTATAGGAGTTCTCATGTTCTTCATCCACAATAATCAACCCTAGGTTATGGAAAGGAAGGAAAACAGAGGATCTCGCGCCAATGACTACCTTAAACTCACCCTTATTTACTTTATGCCTTACTTCTGCACGCTCATTGTCATTGAATTTTGAATGGTAAACACCCAATTGATCCCCAAAATGCAATTTCAAGCGTTCAGTTATCTGTGCTGTCAAGGCAATCTCCGGTAATAGGTACAATGCAGATTTACCCTCTCGAAGCACAGCTTCAATCAAACGGATATAAATTTGGGTCTTCCCAGAAGCCGTTACTCCATGGAGCAAGGCAACATCTTTCTCAGCAAAGGAATTATTGATTTCATCAAAGGCCTGTTCTTGGGCTGGATTAAAACTAAAGTCTGGAGATAACAGAACATCCGTACCCTCAAATCTACTGACCACCTTTTCCTCAACTGTAAAGACACCTTTATCGATCAGGGCGGTTATTGCACCAGCTCCTGAACCGGAAACTTCCATGATATCCTGTCTGCTGACATCATTCTTTGTTTTGATAAGTTGGAGGAATGCAATGATTGCATCCTGTTGCTTTGGAGCTCGATTTAAACTATCCAATAATTCCCGTCTACCCTCCGGATCATTGAATTCGGAGGCTAACCTCAGAAAAGCTTTGGTTTTTGCCTTATATTTCTGCTTGATTTCTTCAGAGATCAGGATATATCCATGTTCAAATAGGTTCCTCAATAAAGGGAAAACCGTTTTTTGACCTAAGATTTTGATGACATCGTTTACCGTCAACTCACCAGCAAGATCCAAGGCTTCAAGAATCATATAGCCTTTATCTGAAAGCGAAGAACGATCTAAATTAGGGTCATCTGATGCGACGATTTTAGTTTCAGAGGCCATTTTTAGGGCTGCTGGCAAAGCCGCCTGCATCACATCACCTACATAACACATGTAGTATTCTGCGATCCAATCCCACATCTGCAATTGAGTTTCATTGACAATGGGATCATTGTCTACAACATCTAAGATATATTTGGCTTCATATTGATGAGGAGGTTCAGTCGTGATATTCTTGACCACAGCTGAATAAATCTTGTTCTTACCGAACTGTACGATCACCCGAACTCCTACTGCTACCTTATCATTCAATTCAAAAGGAACTCGATAGGTATAGGACTTAGCAATCGCCAATGGCAAAATAACCTCTACAAAATAAGTGACACGACCAGGAGCCGTTAAATCCAGTTGAGACATAAACAAAGGTAATAATAGTATTTATTAATAGCATTCAGTATAGGGAGCATGCTTGCCTGTTATTGATTTATTATTCGACAATAATCAGCCTTGCTAAGCAAAAAGGCACCAATGGTGCCTTTTTCAATTCTATTTTGAGAATAGTCAATACAGATTAAGCTCTATTTCTCATTGCTGCAATGAACAAGGCAACCCAGCCGACCATAAAGCATAGTCCTCCTAAAGGAGTCACCGGACCAATAACAGAGATATTTTCAATGCCAAGTAGGTTTCTTGTGCTCAACAGGTATAAGGACCCTGAAAAAAGGAATATACCGATAGTGAACATGATATACGAAACTTTAATGGACTGGCTTTTTGCTCTAGAAAATGTGGATAGGAATAAAAGTGCCAAGGTATGATAGAAATGGTACTGATTTGCAGTACCCCAAGTTTCTAGTTGTTTCTCAGAAATCTTACCTTCAAGACCATGTGCACCGAATGCACCAAGTATTACAGCTAACAAACCGAAAAAAGAAGCAGTTAGGATAATTTGTTTGTTCATAAATAAAGCTAAAATAATCGCTTATGATTTTTCGTTTATAAATGTATAAAATAACTTCTTAAAAAGCACTCCTATTTTTGCAATTTTGTCTATATTGAACACTAAAACAAACAAAAGGAAGACTATTCGTCCATGAGAAATACAATAATTGTTTCAATCCTTCTATTTATTGCGGTGGTGGTTGCGTCGGTATTTTACTTTGGGGATTTAAACAAGGAACAACAAGAATACGTAGGACCAGTACAGCATTTGCCGGAGGACACCTATTTAATCGCATCATTCCTAAATGATGCAACAACAGACAATATCTTCAAGGATTTTGAGATTTTTGAAGCCATGCTGGGCAAACACGCCATGCATGAACTCAAACAACTGAAACAAAACTTACTTCGTAACAAAGAACTGTCTCCATTGGTTGGAGGAGCTGAAATCTTGATGTCTTTCCATCCAGAGAAAAAAGGAATAAGCACCTTGTTTAGCATCCATAGCATGGATCAAGTCGACCAATCTGTATTGGATCAGACCTTCCTTACCCTGAGCAAAAAGTATAAAGTAAATACTGCCGATACAGCTGGAATACGCATCTATGAATTCAAGAACATCGAAAAGGACACGACTTTCAAGGATGACAAAAAACTGGACTCCGTTTTTTATGTGACCTACCAGGAAAATACCTTCTTCTCCAGTTTCAACAAGGGACTTTTGGTCAAAGTAAATGACAAGAAAGTTGAAAAACTTAAAAAAGAGCAGGTTACCTTCTTTAATGAACATAACAATCGGAATGCGCCATTTACCATTTATGTTCCCCAACAAAACATCGCATCCTTCATTTCTGTATTCAAGGAAAATCGCCCCGGTGATTTCTTAAGGCAATTTGTAAATCTAAAGGGAGAAACCGTTTGGAACATCAATTTCAAACAAGACGCCCTGATGCTGACGGGTGAAAGTCAGCTGGTTGATAAGGATAGCGAGTATATTGGACTTTTTGCAAACCAAAGCAAAACCAACCAACGCTTATACAATTATTTCCCTTCAAATACCATGATGTATGTGGAGTACTCTTTCAGTGATTCCAAATCTTGGTTTGAAGACCTAGCGATCTGGCAATCCAAGCAGGATAACTTCCAGCAATTACAGGGACAAGCCAAGGAAATCAACAACAATCGGGAAGGTCTATTGGCAGACTTCCAGTCAACCTTGGCTGGCAACTTTGCTGTTGCTGAGCAGAGCAATTCTGATTATTTAGGTTTCATCACCATTCAGGACAGCAGCAAACTGAATGAGATCATCGATAATATTGCGGAAAACGTAAGTGATAGTACTTATAGATTTAGATTTGCCAATATTCCTTATCGTTACTTTGGGGAAGGACTTAAAGCTTTTTCAAGACCATATTTCGTACGTATCAATGATATGCTAGTCATGGCAAATCAATTATCCACAGTGCAGGAATATGTGCGCAAATGGAAAAACAAGGATTTGTTGGTTGCGAGTCTAGGTTTTAAGAATTATGAACAAATACAGGGCAACGAGGCCAATGTCACCTTCTTTATCAATACTAAAAACGGCGGCAACTTCATTAATAACACCTTGAAATCTGAATATAGCCGTAAGTTCAGGGACGATGATGAATATGGATTCCAGGATTTTTATTCTTGGTCTTTACAATTATCAGGAAATACAGGGAATTTCATCAGCCGGTTCTACGCCATCTATAAAAGTAAAAACCGATTGGGAGTGACTCCCGAATGGACTTATGATATGGGCAGTAGGTTGATCAATGGCCCTTATGTTTTTGAACATTCCGATACTTCCCAATTCATCCTCGTACAGGAACAAGACCATACAGTGCATGCCATCCATCCTTCTGGGAATAAACTATGGTCCTCCGTGTTTTCGGGTAGAATTGTTGGCAAGGCAAAACAATTGGCCGACCGGAGTCTGTTATTGGTTACCGACAGAAGGAGATTATATCGATTCGATACCAGTGGAAAAACATTACAGGGCTTCTCCACCAGTGTTTCTTCTGAACCTACAGGAAGTCCAACCATCGCGGAGTTCAGTGGTGAACAGATCATTTTGATCCCTGCAAAGGACAGGATAATGGCATATGACATGGAAGGCGGACCGGTCAGCGGATGGGACAATGCAAGAATAGAAGGTGAACTTCTTGGACCAATTCACTTTATTGACCAGCAGGCCGTGGTTGCCAGCAGTTTCGGAAGAATTTATTTCTTTGACCAAACTGGCAATAAAACAAAGGAAATTGACATTCCAGGGGATGTTACGTTTGTGGGTTCGATGGGAATAGTGAACAAGGAAAATAATTATGAGTTTTATTGCACAGATAATGAGGGTAAATTACACCAAATAAAGGCAGACGGAACAAGCAAGGTCGTTCTGAATGGGGAATGGAAAAAAGGCTATGATGCTTACTTTGAAAATATCAATGGTACCACTGCTCCAGAATTGATCATAGTAGATGGCTCCTACCTTCAGGTTTTAGAACTTGGAGACAGCCCAAGACAACTTTATGACTATACGTTCACCCAAAATATAGATGCAGAACCTAATTTCTTCCCGGTTTCCAGCAGTATGTTTCAACTTGGAATTGCAGACCAAGAGAATTTAGTCTATCTATTTGCTGAAAATGGATCATTGGCAGACGGCTTCCCTGTGGAAGGATTACCACTGTTCTATTACGGCAAAATCAATTACAATTCTGGCAATTATTTATTAACGACAAAGCGAGATTACAAAATCTACGCCTTCCGACATTAACAGACTAATTTTCAATTGATTTAGATTGGCGATAATTTAAATAAAGTAAGATATTAAGCCGTAAAAATTTTTAATTGCAAACTTTTTTTCATTAGGTTTGCATTCACAAAAAACGTATGCTACAAGGAGAAGAATATTTAGAAGAGCTTTCCAGACCTAAAAAGATAATAATTACCACTCATCATAAACCCGATGGAGATGCTTTAGGCTCATCATTAGGACTATTTCACTGGCTTAAAGGAAAAGGCCATGAGGTGAATGTTGTGCTGTCATCTGATTTTCCAGACTTTTTAAGCTGGATGCCTGGCTTTGCAGACCTAATATACTTTCCTGATCAACCTGAGGAATCCCAAAAACTATTTGATGAAGCAGAAATAATCTTCTGTTTAGATTATAGTGCCCTTTCGAGGACCAATATTCTGGAACCCATAATCCGTGAGGCCAAAGGCCAGAAATGGATGATTGACCATCATTTAGATCCAGAAGATTTCGCAACCGTTGAGTATTGGGACTCCAGCGCAGCAGCAACGGCACAGTTGGTTTACACCTTTATTGCAGATGTCTACCACGACAAAGAATCCATCACTGCTGAAATTGCATCATGTTTATATGCAGGGATCATGACGGATACCGGTTCATTCCGTTTCAGGTCTACCACCTCTGCGGTTCACCATATCATTGCCAACCTGATCGATGCAGGTGCAAAGAATTGGGAAATTCATGAGAATATATACAATAGTTCCACAGAAAACCGTTTAAAGTTCTTAGGCTATAGCCTTTTGAACTGTTTGGAGGTGATTCCCGAATACAATACGGCCTTGTTTTCATTGACCAAAGATGATCTTTTGAAATTCAATGTCAGCACCGGCGATACCGAAGGTTTGGTGAACTATGCATTATCGATAAAAGGGATTAGATTAGCCGGTTTATTTATTGATAGAACTGAATTAATTAAATTATCTTTGCGTTCGATTGGCGATATCCCTTGCAATGAGATCTGCAGGAAATATTTCAATGGTGGAGGGCATTTGAATGCCGCGGGTGGCAATTCAACAGAGAAGTTGGAAGATGTGGTAGCAAAATTCAAATCTATCCTTCCGGAGTACTCAAGTTATTTAAAATAGAATATAATAAGCGTTATAAATAAAAAAATGAAAAAATCGATTTTAGTATTAACAGCATTAGCTGGTCTTTTTCTAGCTTCATCATGCCAAAGTTTCAAAAAAGGTGAAGGTGGTCTAGAATATAAATTCTTCGAAGACAAAGGTGGTGAAAAAGCTGTAGGTGGAGATGTTCTAGCCATGGATATTGTTGTTAAAACAGACCGTGACTCTTTATTGGCAAGTACTTATGATGTAGGATTGCCACAGATCGCCCCTGTAATCCCTGATTCATTGGTTCAAGGCGGATACGCTGGTGACAACAACACGATCTTGAAAATGTTAGGTGAAGGTGATAGTGCAACATTCAAATTGGACTTAGATACTATGGCTGCTAAAACAGGCCAACCAAAACCTGACTTCGCAGATAAATACATTCAATTTACTATCAAGGTT contains:
- a CDS encoding PepSY domain-containing protein; its protein translation is MVKSFILWLHKWLGLTTGIVVVILGLTGCVYTFFDELKLVCYPDRYILDQRYHSSEALPLSQLKEIAGKQLNDGESISRVDLYPEKNRSWIFRVQEIDPDAFGYWNYFKTYKRIFLNPYTGDLLFVENSKTEFFQVILQMHMNLLLGNKYGTWVVGISTIIFVVILISGMVLWWPKRWKGKPLKRSLWIDWKSKWKRLNYDLHNVLGFYSFLISLVLAITGLVFTYPSFKKAYISFFNSFDGSEIKKLEGEPFKIPNYYPEGEQLDNALHFLLEKYSNAGMMSIRSSKAEDETFDVQIRMTEMKTGDFRWYYFNKKENNIEKVTSSENLKAGDRIGTLNYDIHTGNISGLPTKILAFLISLICASLPITGFVVWRNKVKGQKRKAEKQIKKRDLLKSNQ
- the priA gene encoding primosomal protein N', producing MSQLDLTAPGRVTYFVEVILPLAIAKSYTYRVPFELNDKVAVGVRVIVQFGKNKIYSAVVKNITTEPPHQYEAKYILDVVDNDPIVNETQLQMWDWIAEYYMCYVGDVMQAALPAALKMASETKIVASDDPNLDRSSLSDKGYMILEALDLAGELTVNDVIKILGQKTVFPLLRNLFEHGYILISEEIKQKYKAKTKAFLRLASEFNDPEGRRELLDSLNRAPKQQDAIIAFLQLIKTKNDVSRQDIMEVSGSGAGAITALIDKGVFTVEEKVVSRFEGTDVLLSPDFSFNPAQEQAFDEINNSFAEKDVALLHGVTASGKTQIYIRLIEAVLREGKSALYLLPEIALTAQITERLKLHFGDQLGVYHSKFNDNERAEVRHKVNKGEFKVVIGARSSVFLPFHNLGLIIVDEEHENSYKQYDPAPRYHARDTAIYLAHQHQAKVLLGSATPSVESYYNAKAGKYGLIELTERFGEAKLPTIEIVDIAEAGRKEEMYSYFSLKLLKAIEETVQNKEQVILFQNRRGHTPFLQCGTCGYVAKCVNCDVSLTYHKTSNLMHCHYCGFSEELVQTCPACGLPNMQSKGFGTERVEEQLEIQLPDLRIGRLDLDSTKGKYGFDKVISAFDNQEFDVLIGTQMITKGLDFGNVSLIGIINADGMINFPDFRAYERAFSLFSQVSGRAGRRQSEGRVIIQTNTPNHRILEQVTNHDYMAMFMAEITERKNYQYPPFYRLIKLDVKHTDQDLVHDAAKRLASLLRQQLAERVLGPEPPLVARVRNNFIQTITLKIERKNISISKVKELIKQALLHFDLDKKNKGVRVQVDVDPY
- a CDS encoding DUF423 domain-containing protein, encoding MNKQIILTASFFGLLAVILGAFGAHGLEGKISEKQLETWGTANQYHFYHTLALLFLSTFSRAKSQSIKVSYIMFTIGIFLFSGSLYLLSTRNLLGIENISVIGPVTPLGGLCFMVGWVALFIAAMRNRA
- a CDS encoding bifunctional oligoribonuclease/PAP phosphatase NrnA, whose protein sequence is MLQGEEYLEELSRPKKIIITTHHKPDGDALGSSLGLFHWLKGKGHEVNVVLSSDFPDFLSWMPGFADLIYFPDQPEESQKLFDEAEIIFCLDYSALSRTNILEPIIREAKGQKWMIDHHLDPEDFATVEYWDSSAAATAQLVYTFIADVYHDKESITAEIASCLYAGIMTDTGSFRFRSTTSAVHHIIANLIDAGAKNWEIHENIYNSSTENRLKFLGYSLLNCLEVIPEYNTALFSLTKDDLLKFNVSTGDTEGLVNYALSIKGIRLAGLFIDRTELIKLSLRSIGDIPCNEICRKYFNGGGHLNAAGGNSTEKLEDVVAKFKSILPEYSSYLK